In bacterium, the following are encoded in one genomic region:
- the rplN gene encoding 50S ribosomal protein L14, producing MIQEFTRLTVADNSGAKKVMCIRVLGGTSKRYAFLGDEIIVSVKDAIPGGTVKKGAVARAVVVRVRKEMRRKDGSYIRFDENAAVLINKDKEPTGTRIFGPVARELREKQFMKIVSLAPEVI from the coding sequence ATGATTCAAGAGTTTACCCGATTGACGGTTGCCGATAACTCCGGCGCAAAAAAAGTGATGTGTATCCGCGTATTGGGCGGTACCTCCAAACGCTATGCTTTCCTCGGCGATGAAATCATCGTGTCTGTGAAAGATGCGATTCCCGGCGGCACAGTCAAAAAAGGCGCTGTCGCTCGCGCGGTAGTAGTCCGTGTACGCAAGGAAATGCGTCGCAAAGACGGTTCATACATCCGCTTTGACGAGAACGCAGCCGTGCTGATCAATAAAGATAAAGAACCCACCGGAACCCGTATTTTCGGGCCGGTCGCACGCGAACTTCGTGAAAAACAATTCATGAAGATTGTGTCCCTCGCGCCGGAAGTAATCTAA
- the rpsH gene encoding 30S ribosomal protein S8, producing MSMTDPIADYLTAIRNAIQAKKKFVDIKASNLKRDITQILLEQGYIKDYANYDDGVQGIIRIFLKYDEKNRNAINQIDRASTPGLRKYAGVDKLPRVKSNLGIAIMSTSKGVMTNKRAKTENVGGEVLCYVS from the coding sequence ATGTCAATGACCGATCCGATCGCGGATTATTTGACGGCGATTCGCAACGCGATACAGGCCAAAAAGAAATTCGTGGATATCAAAGCTTCTAACCTGAAGCGCGATATTACGCAAATCCTGCTTGAACAGGGATATATCAAAGACTACGCTAACTATGATGACGGCGTACAAGGCATCATTCGCATTTTCTTGAAATACGATGAGAAAAACCGCAATGCGATCAATCAGATTGACCGTGCCAGCACGCCGGGCCTCCGGAAGTATGCGGGTGTAGATAAGCTGCCGCGCGTAAAAAGCAATCTCGGCATTGCCATCATGTCCACATCCAAAGGTGTGATGACCAACAAACGCGCCAAAACGGAAAATGTCGGCGGCGAAGTATTGTGTTACGTATCGTAA
- the rplX gene encoding 50S ribosomal protein L24 produces the protein MHIKKNDLVAVISGVHKGKQGKVLKVLTDTGKVIVEGINLRKKHIKPNPKNPQGGIQEKENAIPASKVMLVHGGKPTRTGAKKLEDGSKVRIAKKSGEVIN, from the coding sequence ATGCATATCAAAAAGAATGATCTTGTCGCCGTGATCTCCGGCGTGCACAAAGGCAAACAGGGTAAAGTCCTGAAGGTCCTCACGGATACCGGTAAGGTGATCGTCGAAGGTATTAATTTACGCAAGAAACACATTAAGCCGAATCCGAAAAATCCGCAAGGCGGCATTCAGGAAAAAGAAAATGCGATTCCGGCAAGCAAAGTCATGCTTGTACATGGCGGCAAGCCGACGCGTACGGGTGCGAAAAAACTGGAAGACGGATCCAAAGTGCGCATTGCCAAAAAATCCGGCGAAGTGATCAATTAA
- the rplF gene encoding 50S ribosomal protein L6 yields the protein MSRIGKKPVAIPDKVTVTVKGSVVTVKGPKGELTKQFHPEAMVEVKDKEVIVSRKNNTNFQRALHGSVRAIIAGMVTGVSDGYERKLDIIGVGFKAEAKGKVIQFNLGFSHPILFAPPTGVEIAIPTPTSVSIKGINKELVGQVAQKIRSFKMPEPYKGKGIKYSDETIRRKAGKAATKK from the coding sequence GTGTCACGTATTGGAAAAAAACCGGTAGCGATTCCCGATAAGGTCACAGTGACCGTCAAAGGCTCAGTCGTCACCGTTAAAGGCCCCAAGGGCGAACTGACCAAACAGTTTCACCCTGAAGCGATGGTCGAAGTCAAAGACAAAGAAGTCATCGTTTCGCGTAAAAACAACACCAATTTTCAGCGTGCGTTGCACGGCAGCGTTCGTGCGATCATTGCCGGCATGGTGACGGGCGTATCCGATGGATATGAACGTAAATTGGATATTATCGGCGTCGGTTTTAAAGCCGAAGCGAAAGGCAAAGTAATCCAGTTTAATCTCGGTTTTTCGCACCCGATTCTTTTTGCTCCTCCGACAGGTGTTGAAATTGCGATTCCTACGCCGACCAGCGTAAGCATCAAAGGTATCAATAAAGAATTGGTTGGCCAAGTGGCTCAGAAAATTCGTTCTTTCAAGATGCCGGAACCGTATAAGGGCAAAGGTATTAAATATTCGGATGAAACCATCCGTCGTAAAGCCGGTAAGGCCGCGACCAAGAAGTAA
- the rplE gene encoding 50S ribosomal protein L5 yields MAKEAKEKKGKDKAAATGVEIPSGKRAAVGKDYKARLGEEYRKRVVPALMKKFSYKNIMQVPKIEKVVINMGVGMATQEPKLLDAAVNDLLIITGQKPTIRKAKKAISNFKLREGVGIACFVTLRRAAMYEFLDRLINIAVPRIRDFKGVPDKSFDGRGNYTLGVKEQIIFPEIDVDKMDRVRGMDITIVTSAKTDEEAYELLKEFGMPFKKK; encoded by the coding sequence ATGGCGAAGGAAGCGAAAGAGAAAAAAGGCAAAGATAAAGCGGCAGCAACCGGCGTAGAAATACCTTCCGGAAAACGTGCGGCCGTAGGTAAAGACTACAAAGCCCGCCTCGGTGAAGAATACCGTAAACGTGTGGTTCCTGCGCTGATGAAAAAATTCAGCTATAAGAATATCATGCAAGTCCCTAAGATCGAAAAAGTCGTGATCAATATGGGCGTCGGTATGGCGACACAAGAGCCGAAACTTTTGGATGCGGCGGTCAATGATCTTTTGATCATCACGGGTCAGAAACCCACTATCCGCAAAGCGAAAAAAGCTATTTCCAATTTCAAATTACGCGAAGGCGTAGGTATCGCTTGCTTTGTCACCTTGCGTCGTGCCGCGATGTACGAATTTCTTGATCGGTTGATCAATATTGCCGTACCGCGTATTCGCGATTTCAAAGGCGTTCCTGATAAATCGTTTGACGGCCGCGGTAACTATACGTTAGGCGTCAAAGAACAGATTATTTTCCCGGAAATCGATGTTGATAAAATGGACCGCGTACGCGGTATGGACATCACCATCGTGACGTCAGCTAAAACGGACGAAGAAGCATACGAACTGCTCAAAGAGTTCGGTATGCCGTTCAAAAAGAAATAA
- a CDS encoding type Z 30S ribosomal protein S14, with amino-acid sequence MATKAWVAKTKKTPKFSTRTRNRCRRCGRPRAYMRKFGICRICFRNLSLNGEIPGIRKASW; translated from the coding sequence TTGGCTACGAAAGCATGGGTTGCTAAGACGAAGAAAACACCGAAATTTTCCACACGCACGCGCAATCGTTGCCGCCGCTGCGGCCGTCCGCGCGCTTATATGCGCAAGTTCGGCATTTGCCGTATATGCTTCCGTAATCTTTCGCTCAATGGTGAGATTCCGGGCATTCGTAAAGCTTCGTGGTAA